A genomic stretch from Clavelina lepadiformis chromosome 5, kaClaLepa1.1, whole genome shotgun sequence includes:
- the LOC143459869 gene encoding uncharacterized protein LOC143459869, translating to MSKETNYNRNIGIQFSNDVEMGLEEAFRNNETISFALMAALAQKYNLMFIQVDGWFESRKRKVRKRRIGYGRQKHDNANVLEEYAWSNTSAVNLPQQAGNGLTYRPWNTTHNTLPQRSYHATNLVASYHDRRHKRSQLKSPAVTSTSSMAEATQVEQKDRKRRSNYFPKETVQALFGEYRRNPILDQQRTQILAQRYDMTEFEVRNWFHKPWSKRRMAMPFRRNDTMNYFRAGAAMSSLNIPPNPIIGRHERAAPFTSYHEPYFTAYTQAHRVSTTPACTSGNNPRDKRRTSMSFSPRTHNPHQPGISGVRSLGAHGFDQHQMNRCSDQTQCKLPRLRNATQLAQGERNVRLPFNEFHQYNQPGPSGYGNVSRHPQEGSVERQPYSFNFDEIYEQHNQPGPSGYGNASRHPQEGSVERQPYSSNFDEFYEQHNHPGPSGYGNASRHPQEGSVERQPYSSNFDEFYEQHNHPGPSGYGNASRHPQEGSVKRQPYSSNFDEFYEQHNQPGPSGYGNASRHPQEGSVERQLYSSNFDEFYEQHNQPDPSGYGNASRHPQEGSVERQPYSSNFDDFYEQHNQPGPSGYGNASRHPQEGSVERQPYSSNFDEFYEQHNHPGLSGYGNVSRHPQEGSVENQLYSSNFDDFYEQHNQPGPSGYGNASRHPQEGSVERQPYSSNFDEFYEQHNHPGPSGYGNASRHPQEGSVENQLYSSSFDDFYEQYNHPGPSGYGNVSRHPQEGSVENQLYSSSFDDFYEQHNHPGLSGYGNVSRHPQEGSVENQFYSSIFDEFYEQHNHPGPSGYGYVSRHPQEGSVERQPYSSNFKEFLDRYSQPGPSGRFRGSHFSDMTGKPYPKAYFNRLEEEFVRNKYPRYKKIEKLSRETGLTIIQIRRWFYHQRRKERLGIGTRSSSSKEQVGIARKYSEGASSRSSAVEQVANVSVKLGRSNFHHSATNVDKNKGCREGDEVDLSKTSGAASNSSQPLVQEVVQNISSNPSSTHHLKTRSSAGNQLSRPSTSFMVSERSWESERGDMDETDYVEEPNIDNESKCNREELSSTPLATPPSSPHTYDSQEDENEPKYDREVLQMCMDVARESGGVADYDNEACTSQQSGIVIHDMGLDQPIQSSGSFMLSEPSQDRERLNDSQNSTRNPQEKEENKQSKRHAPSGSSEVTYVVGSPELMGDGFTEDACYSVHKC from the exons ATGT CGAAAGAAACAAACTACAACCGGAATATAGGAATTCAGTTTTCCAACGATGTTGAGATGGGTTTGGAGGAAGCTTTCCGAAACAACGAAACCATCTCTTTTGCGCTGATGGCCGCACTTGCACAAAAATACAACTTGATGTTTATTCAAGTTGATGGATGGTTTGAAAGCCGTAAAAGAAAGGTCCGTAAAAGAAGAATAGGTTACGGCAGACAGAAACATGATAACGCAAACGTACTCGAGGAATATGCGTGGTCGAATACTTCTGCGGTGAACTTGCCTCAACAAGCAGGAAATGGGTTGACTTACAGGCCGTGGAATACAACA CACAACACGTTGCCTCAAAGAAGTTACCACGCAACTAATCTAGTCGCAAGTTACCACGATCGTCGCCATAAGAGATCACAACTTAAGTCACCAGCTGTGACGTCAACCTCAAGCATGGCTGAGGCCACTCAAG TGGAGCAAAAAGATAGGAAACGCCGCAGTAATTACTTTCCTAAGGAGACAGTACAAGCTTTATTCGGAGAATACCGTAGAAATCCTATATTGGATCAACAAAGAACGCAAATACTTGCACAAAGATATGACATGACAGAGTTTGAGGTTAGAAACTGGTTTCACAAGCCTTGGTCAAAAAGAAGAATGGCGATGCCCTTTCGACGGAATGACACGATGAATTATTTCCGGGCTGGTGCAGCAATGTCTTCATTGAACATTCCACCGAACCCCATTATTGGACGACATGAAAGGGCTGCACCGTTTACCAGTTATCATGAACCATATTTCACAGCATATACACAGG CTCATCGAGTTTCAACAACACCAGCATGTACATCCGGAAATAATCCCAGAGACAAACGCAGAACATCGATGAGCTTCTCCCCCCGGACACACAATCCACATCAACCTGGTATTAGCGGCGTTAGGAGTCTTGGTGCCCATGGCTTTGATCAACACCAAATGAATCGTTGCAGTGATCAAACTCAATGTAAACTTCCTCGCTTGAGAAATGCAACACAACTGGCTCAAGGTGAGAGGAATGTGCGCCTTCCTTTTAACGAATTTCACCAATACAATCAACCTGGCCCTAGTGGATATGGAAATGTATCACGACATCCACAAGAGGGCAGTGTTGAACGTCAACCTTACTCATTCAACTTCGATGAGATTTACGAACAACACAATCAGCCTGGCCCTAGTGGATATGGAAACGCATCACGACATCCACAAGAGGGCAGTGTTGAACGTCAACCTTATTCATCCAACTTCGATGAGTTTTACGAACAACACAATCACCCTGGCCCTAGCGGATATGGAAACGCATCACGACATCCACAAGAGGGCAGTGTTGAACGTCAACCTTATTCATCCAACTTCGATGAGTTTTACGAACAACACAATCACCCTGGCCCTAGCGGATATGGAAACGCATCACGACATCCACAAGAGGGCAGTGTTAAACGTCAACCTTATTCATCCAACTTCGATGAGTTTTACGAACAACACAATCAACCTGGCCCTAGCGGATATGGAAATGCATCACGACATCCACAAGAGGGCAGTGTTGAACGTCAACTTTACTCATCCAACTTCGATGAGTTTTACGAACAACACAATCAACCTGACCCTAGCGGATATGGAAACGCATCACGACATCCACAAGAGGGCAGTGTTGAACGTCAACCTTACTCATCCAACTTCGATGATTTTTACGAACAACACAATCAACCCGGCCCTAGCGGATATGGAAATGCATCACGACATCCACAAGAGGGCAGTGTTGAACGTCAACCTTACTCATCCAACTTCGATGAGTTTTACGAACAACACAATCATCCTGGCCTTAGCGGATATGGAAATGTATCACGACATCCACAAGAGGGCAGTGTTGAAAATCAACTTTACTCATCCAACTTCGATGATTTTTACGAACAACACAATCAACCCGGCCCTAGCGGATATGGAAATGCATCACGACATCCACAAGAGGGCAGTGTTGAACGTCAACCTTACTCATCCAACTTCGATGAGTTTTACGAACAACACAATCATCCTGGCCCTAGCGGATATGGAAATGCATCACGACATCCACAAGAGGGCAGTGTTGAAAATCAACTTTACTCATCCAGCTTCGATGATTTTTACGAACAATACAATCATCCTGGCCCTAGCGGATATGGAAATGTATCACGACATCCACAAGAGGGCAGTGTTGAAAATCAACTTTACTCATCCAGCTTCGATGATTTTTACGAACAACACAATCATCCTGGCCTTAGCGGATATGGAAATGTATCACGACATCCACAAGAGGGCAGTGTTGAAAACCAATTTTACTCATCCATCTTCGATGAGTTTTACGAACAACACAATCATCCTGGCCCTAGCGGATATGGATATGTATCACGACATCCACAAGAGGGCAGTGTTGAACGTCAACCTTACTCATCCAACTTCAAAGAGTTTTTAGACCGATACAGTCAACCTGGCCCTAGCGGTCGTTTCAGAGGGTCACATTTTT cTGATATGACCGGGAAGCCGTACCCCAAAGCATATTTTAACAGGTTGGAAGAAGAATTCGTGCGAAACAAATACCCCAGGTACAAGAAGATAGAAAAACTATCAAGAGAAACTGGTCTTACCATTATTCAAATTAGAAGGTGGTTTTACCACCAACGTAGAAAAGAAAGACTTGGCATTGGAACACGTTCGTCATCTAGCAAGGAACAAGTCGGCATCGCCCGTAAGTACAGCGAAGGCGCTTCGTCCAGGTCATCGGCTGTAGAACAAGTGGCAAATGTGTCGGTAAAATTGGGGAGATCAAATTTTCACCACAGTGCAACAAATGTTGACAAGAACAAAGGCTGCCGTGAAGGAGACGAAGTGGATCTTAGCAAAACAAGTGGAGCTGCCAGTAATTCAAGTCAGCCATTAGTTCAAGAAGttgtacaaaatatttcttcaaatCCGTCTTCTACCCAtcatttgaaaacaagatCTAGCGCTGGAAACCAACTTAGTCGACCGTCTACTTCATTTATGGTTTCAGAACGGTCTTGGGAAAGTGAAAGAGGTGACATGGATGAAACAGATTATGTTGAAGAACCGAATATCGACAACGAAAGCAAGTGCAACAGAGAGGAGCTATCAAGCACACCGCTGGCAACACCGCCTTCATCCCCCCACACCTATGACTCTCAGGAGGACGAAAACGAGCCAAAGTACGACCGTGAAGTTTTGCAGATGTGCATGGATGTTGCCCGTGAAAGTGGAGGAGTCGCGGACTACGACAATGAAGCATGTACGTCACAGCAGAGTGGAATTGTGATTCACGACATGGGTTTGGATCAACCAATCCAGTCGTCTGGTTCGTTTATGCTTTCAGAGCCATCTCAGGATAGAGAAAGATTGAATGACTCACAGAATTCCACCAGGAACCCgcaagaaaaagaagaaaacaaacagAGCAAACGTCACGCGCCATCAGGTTCGTCGGAAGTGACGTACGTGGTAGGATCGCCGGAGTTAATGGGAGATGGTTTCACTGAAGATGCATGCTACTCTGTACACAAGTGTTGA
- the LOC143460148 gene encoding uncharacterized protein LOC143460148, which yields MKRCQRREFLSKDRKEVLEKEFQKNVYITPERKTELAVQLGMSEKQVGKWFASRRYKERCVRKAKRESLGDLKSTSEEEGSNASSLEPKFTKESLLNDVVVTRYFGKFLQTSDESDKDESYNAKDQPSTSQGIISASTGSPNDRMVSSGGDGTSASTSATDNNLPSLAEK from the coding sequence ATGAAGAGATGCCAAAGACGGGAATTTCTCTCCAAAGATCGGAAGGAAGTGTTGGAGAAGGAATTTCAAAAGAACGTCTACATAACTCCTGAACGAAAAACCGAGCTGGCCGTACAACTTGGCATGAGTGAGAAACAAGTAGGAAAGTGGTTCGCGAGCCGTCGCTACAAAGAACGTTGTGTACGTAAAGCTAAGAGAGAGTCATTGGGCGATTTGAAGTCCACCAGCGAAGAGGAAGGAAGTAATGCATCATCTTTGGAACCAAAGTTTACCAAAGAATCTTTATTGAATGATGTTGTAGTCACCCGTTATTTtggaaagtttcttcaaacgAGTGATGAGAGTGACAAAGATGAAAGCTACAATGCTAAAGATCAACCTTCTACGTCACAAGGCATAATCTCCGCGTCTACTGGTTCACCCAACGATCGAATGGTTTCGTCCGGAGGCGATGGTACATCAGCTTCAACTTCCGCGACGGACAACAACCTTCCAAGTCTCGCTGAGAAATAA
- the LOC143459988 gene encoding uncharacterized protein LOC143459988 produces the protein MEKVTTRKRPGSKRFSLDQEEVLVKAYQQNPELSGQRMVELSVQLDLTQHQIKTWFSDRNREEAQISARRAAFRNEPFVVEKRNAELSVQRNLPVYQTLFLAPNEEERRTVADRGDDCRPMSTSHLEVEVAKTNEDASWSIPTRPLPPMPPVFEDQWLQQQEGNEMMNYFHTYDVGSTSNEPPECSIAQMQGYVYQHNWLPEYFHETNRPTNQLEPNIVDPGNLRDPQVGGNEEVQPQPSYQDTKSRQHFNESAAIKSPILSSAETKLGLLPNLPPNPNLDDDRVRFQVELEFVQCLANPHYLNVLAQKGFFKEPNFVNYLKYLLYWKKPEYVKHIKYPHCMSMLELLQYEQFRVELVNSPSVKFIENQLLLHWRYYIRKREHLFS, from the exons ATGGAAAAAGTAACGACGCGGAAACGACCAGGTTCCAAACGATTCTCACTAGACCAGGAAGAGGTTTTGGTCAAAGCATATCAACAGAACCCTGAGCTCAGTGGCCAAAGAATGGTGGAGCTTTCTGTGCAACTCGACCTCACCCAACACCAGATAAAGACATGGTTTTCAGATCGAAACAGAGAAGAAGCCCAG ATATCGGCAAGGAGGGCAGCTTTCAGGAACGAACCTTTTGTCGTTGAAAAAAGAAACGCAGAACTTTCTGTACAGCGCAACCTACCAGTGTATCAGACATTGTTTTTAGCTCCAAACGAAGAAGAAAGAAGGACTGTCGCAGATCGAGGAGATGATTGTAGGCCTATGTCCACCAGTCACCTGGAAGTTGAAGTAGCTAAAACAAACGAAGATGCCTCGTGGAGCATTCCAACGAGACCATTGCCTCCAATGCCGCCTGTGTTTGAAGATCAGTGGCTTCAGCAGCAAGAAGGAAACGAAATGATGAACTATTTTCACACTTATGACGTGGGTAGTACCTCAAACGAACCGCCAGAGTGCAGCATTGCACAGATGCAAGGTTATGTTTATCAGCATAACTGGTTGCCCGAATACTTTCACGAAACTAATCGTCCGACAAATCAACTTGAACCTAACATAGTAGATCCTGGTAACTTACGAGATCCGCAAGTGGGCGGTAATGAGGAGGTTCAACCTCAACCATCGTACCAGGATACCAAGTCGCGTCAACACTTCAACGAATCAGCCGCCATTAAATCACCAATCCTGTCTTCCGCAGAAACCAAACTTGGCCTCCTCCCAAACCTCCCTCCCAATCCAAACCTGGATGATGACCGCGTGCGATTCCAGGTTGAACTGGAGTTTGTTCAATGCTTGGCCAATCCACACTACTTGAACGTTTTGGCGCAGAAAGGCTTCTTCaag GAGCCTAACTTTGTGAACTACCTCAAGTACCTTCTGTATTGGAAGAAGCCAGAATATGTGAAGCACATCAAGTACCCGCATTGCATGTCTATGCTGGAGTTGTTGCAATACGAGCAATTTAGAGTTGAATTAGtaaattcaccaagcgttaaGTTCATTGAAAACCAACTCTTGTTGCATTGGCGTTATTATATCCGGAAAAGAGAACATTTGTTTAGTTGA